One segment of Aquimarina sp. BL5 DNA contains the following:
- the dtd gene encoding D-aminoacyl-tRNA deacylase, with amino-acid sequence MRAVVQRVSEASVEVEGEKISQIGCGLLILIGVEEEDTKEDIVWLSGKISRLRIFADDNGIMNKSLLDINGEAIVVSQFTLHASTRKGNRPSYIKAAKPETAIPLYEDFVKQLELELGKNIGTGVFGADMKVSLLNDGPVTIIIDTKNRE; translated from the coding sequence ATGAGAGCTGTTGTTCAAAGAGTTTCTGAAGCATCTGTTGAGGTTGAAGGAGAAAAAATTTCACAAATAGGTTGTGGCCTTTTAATCTTGATTGGTGTCGAAGAAGAAGACACTAAAGAAGATATTGTATGGTTGTCTGGAAAAATAAGTAGATTAAGAATATTTGCAGATGATAATGGTATAATGAATAAAAGTCTTCTTGATATAAATGGTGAAGCCATAGTGGTAAGTCAATTTACATTACACGCCAGTACACGTAAAGGAAACCGACCAAGTTATATCAAGGCCGCTAAACCAGAAACTGCAATTCCTCTGTATGAAGATTTTGTAAAACAGCTAGAGTTAGAATTAGGTAAAAACATTGGAACTGGTGTATTTGGAGCGGATATGAAAGTATCCCTTCTTAATGATGGACCGGTAACCATAATTATAGATACTAAAAACAGAGAATAA
- a CDS encoding pyridoxal phosphate-dependent aminotransferase translates to MSIQTAKRLETVEEYYFSKKLREVRALAASGKPILNMAIGSPDLDPPKEVVQAIQSAVVLDGAHKYQSYQGIPELRQAIADFYNNKYTVKLNPENEILPLMGSKEGIMHISLAYLNEGDEVLVPNPGYPTYTSVTNLVGAKPVFYDLVASNGWEPDFDALSRKDLSKVKIMWINYPHMPTGANGNVNLFKKLIAFAKEHNILLVKDNPYSFILNDSPLSILSIDGSKEVALELNSLSKTFNMAGWRVGMVSGSKDKIEAILKVKSNMDSGMFQGIQKGAIAALNISDSWYSEMNTIYRERRELIWELASVLGCTYDKTATGMFVWAKLPSGVNAMEFIDTILHQNSVFITPGDIFGSNGEGYIRFSLCVTKENIKEAIKRLQVEA, encoded by the coding sequence ATGAGCATTCAGACGGCAAAACGGTTAGAAACAGTAGAGGAGTATTATTTCTCTAAAAAATTGCGAGAAGTAAGAGCCTTAGCGGCTTCTGGGAAGCCTATTTTGAATATGGCTATAGGTAGTCCCGATTTGGATCCACCTAAAGAAGTAGTGCAAGCGATACAAAGTGCGGTAGTTTTAGATGGAGCTCATAAATATCAGAGTTATCAGGGGATACCAGAATTAAGACAGGCGATCGCAGATTTTTATAATAATAAATATACAGTAAAGTTAAATCCCGAAAATGAGATTCTCCCTTTAATGGGATCCAAAGAAGGGATTATGCATATATCATTAGCGTATCTTAATGAAGGAGACGAGGTATTAGTTCCTAATCCTGGATATCCTACATATACCTCAGTAACTAATTTGGTCGGAGCTAAACCTGTATTTTATGATTTAGTAGCTTCTAATGGATGGGAACCTGATTTTGATGCTTTATCGAGAAAAGACTTAAGTAAAGTAAAAATTATGTGGATTAATTATCCGCATATGCCTACCGGTGCCAACGGGAATGTCAATTTATTTAAGAAACTTATTGCCTTTGCCAAAGAGCATAATATTTTATTGGTAAAAGACAATCCATATAGCTTTATCCTAAACGATAGTCCGTTAAGTATCCTGTCAATTGATGGATCTAAAGAAGTGGCGCTAGAGTTAAACTCATTGAGTAAGACGTTTAATATGGCTGGATGGCGAGTAGGAATGGTGAGCGGAAGCAAAGATAAAATAGAAGCTATTCTTAAGGTAAAAAGTAATATGGATAGTGGAATGTTCCAGGGTATTCAAAAAGGAGCTATTGCAGCATTGAATATTTCGGATAGTTGGTATTCAGAAATGAACACTATCTATAGAGAAAGAAGAGAATTGATTTGGGAACTGGCTTCGGTTCTAGGTTGTACTTACGATAAAACAGCAACAGGAATGTTTGTTTGGGCAAAATTACCCAGCGGAGTAAATGCAATGGAGTTTATTGATACTATATTACATCAGAATAGCGTATTTATTACTCCAGGTGATATTTTCGGAAGTAATGGAGAAGGATATATTCGTTTTTCGTTATGTGTAACTAAGGAAAATATAAAAGAAGCGATAAAAAGATTACAAGTAGAAGCATGA
- a CDS encoding prephenate dehydrogenase, whose product MKVFVIGIGLIGGSFAIDIKAAFNEAEIYGIDKNEENLDKAISLGLIDEKSNFSALDQADIVITSIPVDVTVKILPEILDKINDECLVFDVGSTKMKLCNSVSDHPKRRNYLAAHPIAGTEFSGPQAAIANLYRGKTNIICEVEKTAFKLQERGMEIFTRLGMRIRYMDPASHDKHIAYVSHLSHISSFMLGKTVIEKEKNERDIFDMAGSGFASTVRLAKSSPEMWAPIFKHNKENVIETLNEYIANLTQFKELMEEDNFVEIYKEMEDTNHIKTILKGIS is encoded by the coding sequence ATGAAAGTATTCGTCATTGGTATAGGATTAATCGGAGGGTCATTTGCGATTGATATCAAAGCAGCATTTAATGAAGCAGAGATTTACGGTATTGATAAAAATGAAGAGAATCTTGATAAAGCTATTTCTTTAGGTCTTATAGATGAAAAATCAAATTTTTCAGCGTTAGATCAAGCGGATATAGTGATTACATCAATTCCTGTAGATGTTACAGTAAAAATTTTACCAGAGATTTTGGATAAGATAAATGATGAATGCCTGGTGTTTGATGTAGGATCTACCAAAATGAAATTATGTAACTCTGTGAGTGATCACCCTAAACGAAGAAATTATTTAGCGGCTCACCCGATTGCCGGTACTGAATTTTCTGGACCGCAAGCAGCTATTGCTAATCTGTATCGCGGTAAGACCAATATCATATGCGAAGTAGAAAAAACCGCATTTAAATTACAGGAACGAGGAATGGAGATTTTTACTAGGTTAGGAATGCGAATTCGATATATGGATCCTGCATCACATGATAAACATATCGCATACGTTTCGCATTTGTCACACATCAGTTCGTTTATGTTAGGAAAAACTGTAATCGAAAAAGAAAAGAACGAAAGAGATATTTTTGATATGGCTGGCAGTGGATTTGCTTCGACCGTTCGATTGGCAAAGAGTTCTCCAGAAATGTGGGCGCCAATTTTTAAGCATAATAAAGAAAATGTAATTGAGACTTTAAATGAATATATAGCGAATCTTACTCAATTTAAAGAACTCATGGAAGAGGATAATTTCGTTGAAATTTATAAAGAAATGGAAGACACAAATCACATAAAAACAATCTTAAAAGGAATATCATAA
- a CDS encoding DUF3857 domain-containing protein, whose amino-acid sequence MKKTHKIIGIMFMVLTIHMSAQEYKFGKVSKEELLEKAYPLDSAANAAVLYENKKVSVEYNSSDGFQLITEVFKRIKLYNKDGFEYATEELFLYKNGSDKESVTGLKGTTFTIADGKIKETKLKKDGVFKSEFSENYNQQKFTMPSIEEGSVIEYKYRVVSPFLSIIDRIYLQYKIPVKKMEVKVASPEYFSYKKFSTGYLPVNLKESTSNDKITFNNKVRSRPTHGQGGGTSFYQNSVDFKVKVDNVESTDVPAFKEEPYSGNAQNYISSLSYELSFVKFPNEAIDYRSTTWEDVTKKIYKSPSFGDELKKTSYYKEDVNNLIQGATGEVEKVSLIYSFVKSKMNWNKKRGVYTRKGVKKAYKEGTGNASEINLMLTSMLAYAKIDANPVIASTSDRLISLFPTLNGFNYVLTRVKLSDGSIFYLDATDKYGMPNILPNRIVKGMGRVIAKNGTSQMVSFRPTKPSANIYQVQCQIDDQGIAKGKVSISHRDYLAHNFRAVYATKDDESKVKRFEKRYGITELDEYTIKGVKEYGKGINERFNFIIEDEIEAIDDEIFFSPLLFLRDKENVFKSDDRKYPIDFGYGFSNKYMVNLKIPEGYEVVEYPKTSAFKLPDDMGKFSFRSIVSNGIIQVVVDETITSPVIPADYYPAIKEFYNQIIQKENEQVVLKKI is encoded by the coding sequence ATGAAAAAAACACATAAAATAATTGGGATCATGTTTATGGTTTTGACTATTCATATGTCAGCCCAAGAATATAAATTTGGTAAAGTATCTAAGGAAGAATTATTAGAAAAAGCATATCCCTTAGATAGCGCTGCGAACGCTGCGGTATTATATGAAAACAAGAAAGTGAGTGTAGAATATAATTCAAGTGACGGTTTTCAATTAATAACGGAGGTTTTTAAGAGAATCAAACTATATAATAAAGATGGATTTGAGTATGCTACAGAAGAATTGTTTTTATATAAAAACGGAAGTGATAAGGAAAGTGTAACTGGTTTAAAAGGAACCACATTTACAATTGCTGATGGTAAAATAAAAGAAACTAAACTTAAAAAAGATGGTGTTTTTAAAAGTGAGTTTTCTGAAAATTATAATCAACAAAAATTTACGATGCCCTCTATAGAAGAAGGTTCTGTAATTGAGTATAAATACAGAGTTGTTTCGCCTTTTTTATCTATTATTGATAGAATTTATTTGCAATATAAGATTCCCGTTAAAAAAATGGAGGTCAAAGTAGCATCTCCAGAATACTTTAGTTACAAAAAATTCTCTACAGGTTATTTACCTGTAAATTTAAAAGAATCTACTTCCAACGATAAGATCACTTTTAATAATAAGGTTAGATCTAGACCAACTCATGGTCAGGGTGGAGGTACAAGTTTTTATCAAAATTCTGTTGATTTCAAAGTGAAAGTAGATAACGTAGAATCTACTGATGTGCCTGCGTTCAAAGAAGAACCTTATTCTGGTAATGCACAGAATTATATTTCATCTTTAAGTTATGAATTGTCATTTGTTAAATTTCCAAATGAAGCGATAGATTATCGATCCACCACCTGGGAAGATGTGACTAAAAAGATTTATAAGAGCCCTAGTTTTGGAGATGAATTAAAGAAAACATCGTATTACAAAGAAGACGTAAATAATCTTATTCAGGGAGCAACGGGCGAAGTGGAAAAGGTAAGTTTGATTTATAGTTTTGTGAAAAGCAAAATGAATTGGAATAAGAAACGAGGTGTATACACTAGAAAAGGAGTTAAAAAAGCATATAAAGAAGGTACCGGTAATGCTTCAGAAATTAATTTAATGCTTACCTCGATGCTTGCTTATGCTAAGATAGATGCAAATCCTGTAATAGCAAGTACTAGTGATAGATTGATATCTCTTTTTCCAACGTTAAATGGGTTTAATTATGTGCTCACCAGAGTTAAACTTTCTGATGGGAGTATTTTTTATTTAGATGCTACAGATAAATATGGAATGCCTAATATTTTGCCAAATAGAATTGTAAAAGGAATGGGGAGAGTAATTGCTAAAAACGGAACATCTCAGATGGTAAGTTTCAGACCCACAAAACCTTCAGCGAACATATATCAAGTGCAATGCCAGATTGATGACCAGGGAATAGCAAAAGGGAAGGTTAGTATTAGTCATAGAGACTATTTAGCTCATAACTTTAGAGCGGTATATGCGACAAAGGATGATGAGAGTAAAGTAAAACGTTTTGAAAAAAGATATGGAATTACTGAACTTGATGAATATACCATAAAAGGTGTTAAAGAATATGGTAAAGGCATCAATGAAAGATTCAATTTTATAATTGAAGATGAAATTGAGGCAATAGATGATGAGATATTCTTTTCTCCTTTGTTATTTTTGAGGGATAAAGAAAATGTTTTTAAATCAGACGATAGAAAATATCCAATAGATTTTGGATATGGTTTTTCAAATAAGTATATGGTGAACCTTAAAATACCAGAAGGGTATGAAGTTGTGGAGTATCCCAAAACATCAGCATTTAAATTGCCGGATGATATGGGTAAATTTTCATTTAGATCTATTGTGTCTAATGGTATAATACAGGTTGTGGTAGATGAAACCATTACATCACCTGTTATCCCAGCTGATTATTATCCTGCTATTAAGGAATTTTATAATCAGATTATACAGAAAGAAAACGAACAGGTAGTTCTTAAAAAAATATAA
- the kbl gene encoding glycine C-acetyltransferase, whose translation MFSNIKDNLQKEIEEIKSAGLFKSERIITTPQGAEIDTTNTKHVLNFCANNYLGLSSHPDVIKAGKDAIDSHGYGLSSVRFICGTQDIHKELERKTAEFLGMEDCILYAAAFDANGGLFEPILTAEDAIISDSLNHASIIDGIRLCKAKRFRYEHNNMVDLEKQLQSAKGSRRILIVTDGSFSMDGTIAQLDKICDLADAYEAMVMIDECHSTGFLGKTGRGTHEYRDVMGRIDIITGTYGKALGGASGGFTAARKEIVEMLRQRSRPYLFSNTVAPSIVGASIKVLDLLSSSTTLRDKLEDNTKYFRSEMTAAGFDIVPGDHPIVPVMLYEATLAQEFAAKLLDEGIYVIGFFYPVVPKGKARIRVQLSAGHDREHLEKAVKAFTKVGKELGVI comes from the coding sequence ATGTTTTCAAATATAAAAGACAACTTACAAAAAGAAATAGAAGAGATTAAATCTGCCGGATTGTTTAAATCCGAAAGAATAATCACAACTCCCCAAGGAGCAGAGATAGATACTACGAATACAAAACATGTATTGAATTTTTGTGCCAATAATTATTTAGGTCTTTCGTCCCATCCTGATGTTATTAAAGCAGGAAAAGATGCAATTGATTCTCATGGGTATGGATTATCTTCTGTACGATTTATTTGTGGTACTCAGGATATTCATAAAGAATTAGAGCGTAAGACTGCAGAGTTTTTAGGGATGGAAGATTGTATTCTATATGCGGCGGCTTTTGATGCGAATGGAGGTCTTTTTGAGCCAATTCTTACCGCAGAAGATGCTATTATTTCAGATTCTCTAAATCATGCATCTATTATTGACGGAATTCGTTTGTGTAAAGCAAAACGTTTTAGATATGAGCATAATAATATGGTAGATCTTGAAAAACAACTTCAATCTGCTAAAGGATCAAGAAGGATATTGATTGTAACCGATGGTTCTTTTTCTATGGATGGGACGATTGCGCAATTAGATAAGATTTGTGATTTAGCAGATGCGTATGAAGCAATGGTAATGATAGACGAATGTCATTCTACAGGTTTTCTAGGTAAAACTGGTCGCGGAACTCATGAATATCGCGATGTTATGGGCAGAATAGATATTATCACGGGAACATATGGTAAAGCACTTGGAGGAGCTTCTGGTGGATTTACAGCAGCTAGAAAAGAAATTGTAGAGATGCTAAGACAACGCTCTAGACCTTATTTATTCTCTAATACAGTTGCTCCATCAATAGTGGGAGCATCTATTAAGGTATTAGATTTGCTTAGTTCATCTACAACACTTAGAGATAAATTAGAAGACAATACTAAGTATTTCAGGTCAGAAATGACCGCTGCAGGATTTGATATCGTACCAGGAGATCATCCAATCGTTCCGGTTATGTTATATGAAGCAACACTAGCGCAAGAATTTGCTGCTAAGTTGTTAGATGAAGGTATTTATGTAATTGGATTCTTTTATCCAGTAGTACCAAAAGGAAAAGCACGAATCAGAGTGCAATTATCAGCAGGACATGACCGTGAGCATCTTGAAAAAGCGGTAAAAGCATTTACTAAAGTAGGTAAAGAACTGGGAGTAATTTGA
- a CDS encoding bifunctional 3-deoxy-7-phosphoheptulonate synthase/chorismate mutase type II has translation MENKKELRNWLDEYNLDHPLVIGGPCSAETEDQVVKIAHQLKESDATVLRAGIWKPRTRPGNFEGVGALGLKWLQRAKEETGMKIATEVANPHHVELALEHGVDVLWIGARSTVSPFIVQDIAEACRGIDNPVLIKNPINPDLSLWLGAVERFYTCDVKNLGVIHRGFSTYEKTKYRNIPEWQIPIDLQNRFPDLPLILDPSHIAGRRDLIFDLSQTALDLNFDGLIVETHYDPDNAWSDAAQQITPDTLIQHMKDLKIRKEVGVDEAYQKTLNELRAKIDVADNQLLDVLSKRMKISDEIGKAKAKQNVAILQSKRWNEILGKMILEGEEKGLSEEFILRIYKAIHQESINHQEKVARS, from the coding sequence ATGGAGAATAAGAAAGAACTTAGAAACTGGTTAGACGAATATAATTTAGATCACCCTTTAGTAATAGGAGGTCCTTGTAGTGCAGAGACAGAAGATCAAGTAGTTAAAATTGCGCATCAACTTAAGGAGTCGGATGCTACTGTTTTGCGTGCGGGAATATGGAAACCAAGAACAAGGCCAGGTAATTTTGAAGGAGTCGGAGCTTTAGGATTAAAATGGCTGCAACGTGCCAAAGAAGAAACAGGAATGAAAATCGCAACAGAAGTTGCGAATCCGCATCACGTAGAGTTAGCTTTAGAACATGGGGTAGATGTATTATGGATAGGAGCAAGAAGTACAGTTTCTCCTTTTATTGTGCAGGATATTGCAGAGGCATGTAGAGGAATCGATAATCCAGTTTTGATCAAGAACCCTATAAATCCAGATTTATCACTTTGGTTAGGAGCTGTGGAGCGTTTTTATACGTGTGATGTTAAAAACTTAGGAGTGATTCATAGAGGTTTTTCAACCTATGAAAAAACAAAATATCGTAACATTCCAGAATGGCAAATACCTATCGATTTGCAAAATCGTTTTCCAGATCTACCGTTGATTTTGGACCCATCACACATCGCAGGAAGAAGAGATTTGATCTTTGATTTATCACAAACCGCTTTGGATCTTAATTTTGATGGATTAATTGTAGAAACACATTATGATCCGGATAATGCTTGGAGTGATGCTGCACAGCAAATTACACCAGATACTTTAATTCAGCATATGAAAGATTTAAAAATCCGTAAAGAAGTTGGCGTAGATGAGGCATACCAGAAAACCTTAAATGAATTACGCGCAAAAATTGATGTTGCAGACAATCAATTATTAGATGTTTTATCTAAAAGAATGAAAATTTCAGATGAGATTGGTAAAGCTAAAGCAAAACAAAATGTAGCTATATTACAGTCCAAACGTTGGAATGAAATTCTAGGGAAAATGATTCTGGAAGGAGAAGAAAAAGGATTAAGTGAAGAGTTTATTCTAAGGATATATAAAGCGATTCATCAAGAATCAATCAATCATCAAGAAAAAGTTGCTAGATCTTAA
- a CDS encoding DUF3857 domain-containing protein — translation MQKKVQLILVAVFLCVSAKVNAQDDLSLQAILIDSVLTKNANAIVRSEDIVITINSINSVTVKTKRVVTVLNKYGNPYADLSEYYDPEVKIKKVQAIVYNALGQEVKKIRRKDFKDRSVYDGGSLIDDNRILYFEHTPTEYPYTLVYECITENKSTAWIRPWFPIGGVYLSVEESKYTVINPKKIPLRTNEKQFNGYPVDVKRGDQELTYKLSRIAAIEPEQKGPPIRELVPNAKIALKDFSLVNVEGSAMDWKSFGKWQYDNLVSGRDELSTETIRKVDALVSDAKTNREKAKRIYEYVQKKSRYVGIQLGIGGWMPMLASDVDRLGYGDCKALTNYTKALLDSQGIESYYCVVWRDDYKRNIDPEFASLEGNHVILNVPDGEKDIWLECTSQTLPFDFNDSTTDDRNVLVVKPDGGEIKRTKKYMPEENTLHTMATISLQPDASIEAEVTSVAKGLQYDWRYLTKLESVKDQKLYFKEYWDHINNLNILSMDLEDDKDNIKYQEKVKINARNYATKAGSRLLVIPNVFNRLNGKMTKYKDRKTPLVISRGYVDTDEYIINIPVGYSINKLPEVKVFETVFGIYKNSLEKIDESTLKYSRTLRINDGSYPKEKYEEYRQFMSKIRNADKSKIVLKQQ, via the coding sequence ATGCAAAAAAAAGTACAACTAATTCTGGTTGCCGTTTTTCTATGTGTTTCTGCGAAAGTTAATGCTCAAGATGATCTTAGTCTGCAAGCCATATTGATTGATTCGGTACTTACTAAAAATGCCAATGCTATCGTGAGATCAGAGGATATTGTGATTACTATTAACTCAATAAATTCTGTAACCGTAAAAACGAAAAGAGTCGTTACCGTATTGAATAAATATGGAAATCCTTACGCAGATCTGAGTGAGTATTATGATCCTGAGGTCAAAATTAAAAAGGTTCAGGCAATTGTTTACAATGCTTTAGGACAGGAGGTTAAAAAAATTAGAAGAAAAGATTTTAAAGATAGGAGTGTTTATGATGGTGGATCTTTAATAGATGATAATCGTATACTTTATTTTGAACATACGCCAACAGAATACCCTTATACTTTAGTTTATGAATGTATAACTGAGAATAAAAGTACAGCTTGGATTAGACCTTGGTTTCCAATAGGAGGAGTATATTTAAGTGTTGAAGAGTCAAAGTATACTGTAATTAATCCAAAAAAAATACCATTAAGGACAAACGAAAAACAATTTAATGGGTATCCGGTAGATGTGAAAAGGGGAGATCAGGAACTGACTTATAAGTTGTCTAGAATCGCGGCAATCGAACCGGAACAAAAAGGACCTCCTATTCGTGAATTAGTACCCAATGCAAAAATAGCTTTAAAAGATTTTTCATTAGTTAATGTAGAAGGATCTGCAATGGATTGGAAATCCTTTGGTAAATGGCAGTATGATAATTTGGTATCAGGGAGAGATGAACTTTCTACGGAAACCATTCGTAAAGTGGATGCCTTAGTGTCTGATGCTAAGACTAATAGAGAAAAAGCAAAGAGGATATATGAATATGTTCAAAAAAAGTCTAGATATGTTGGTATTCAATTAGGTATTGGTGGATGGATGCCAATGCTAGCAAGTGATGTGGATAGATTAGGGTATGGAGACTGTAAAGCATTAACCAATTATACGAAAGCACTATTGGATAGTCAAGGTATAGAATCTTACTATTGCGTAGTTTGGAGAGATGATTATAAGAGGAATATTGATCCTGAATTTGCTTCTTTAGAAGGAAACCATGTGATTCTTAATGTTCCTGATGGAGAGAAAGATATTTGGTTAGAATGTACGAGTCAGACACTGCCATTTGATTTTAATGATTCTACAACAGATGATAGGAATGTGCTGGTTGTTAAACCCGATGGAGGGGAAATCAAAAGAACCAAGAAGTATATGCCAGAAGAAAATACGTTGCACACGATGGCAACAATTTCATTGCAACCAGATGCATCTATCGAAGCTGAAGTAACTTCTGTAGCCAAAGGTTTACAATACGATTGGAGATATTTGACAAAGTTAGAATCTGTTAAAGATCAAAAACTATATTTTAAGGAGTACTGGGATCACATTAATAATCTTAATATTTTATCTATGGATTTAGAAGATGATAAAGATAATATTAAGTACCAAGAAAAAGTAAAAATAAATGCTAGAAACTATGCGACAAAGGCAGGAAGTAGATTGTTGGTGATTCCTAATGTTTTTAATCGTTTAAATGGTAAAATGACAAAGTATAAGGATAGAAAAACTCCATTAGTAATTTCCAGAGGGTATGTAGATACCGATGAATATATAATTAACATCCCAGTAGGTTATTCGATTAACAAACTTCCAGAAGTGAAAGTTTTTGAGACTGTTTTTGGTATCTATAAAAACAGTCTCGAAAAAATAGATGAATCTACTTTGAAGTATTCTAGAACATTAAGAATTAATGATGGTTCATATCCAAAAGAAAAATATGAAGAATATAGACAGTTCATGTCTAAAATTCGTAACGCAGATAAATCAAAAATAGTACTTAAACAACAATAA
- a CDS encoding prephenate dehydratase has translation MRKKVAIQGIKGSYHHGVAQAYFGNDVDVDECMSFQELVRSLENEKSTDAVMAIENSIAGSIIPNYAYIDEHNLTICGEYFQPIHHCLMALSGQKISDIKEVYSHPMALLQCKEFFRGLPHIKLVEDADTADVAKRIKEQQLKGVAAVAGETAANIYKLNVLAKEIQTIKSNSTRFFILNTKEDSGVDSKEINKASLKFLTDHKRGSLATVLNVMSDCRLNLTKIQSLPVIDMPWKYSFFIDVTFNKYEDYQKAISILKIMALELKILGEYKNQNG, from the coding sequence TTGAGAAAGAAGGTTGCTATACAAGGAATAAAAGGATCGTATCATCATGGAGTTGCACAAGCATATTTTGGTAATGACGTTGATGTTGATGAATGTATGTCGTTTCAAGAGCTTGTTCGTAGTTTAGAGAATGAGAAAAGTACGGATGCGGTAATGGCGATAGAAAATTCCATAGCAGGGTCTATTATTCCTAATTATGCATATATTGATGAGCATAATTTAACTATTTGCGGAGAATATTTCCAACCTATTCATCATTGTTTGATGGCTTTGAGTGGGCAGAAAATTTCGGATATAAAAGAAGTGTATTCTCATCCTATGGCATTGCTTCAATGCAAAGAGTTTTTTAGAGGGCTACCACATATCAAGTTGGTGGAAGATGCAGATACTGCGGATGTAGCAAAAAGAATTAAAGAACAACAACTGAAAGGCGTAGCGGCAGTTGCAGGAGAAACAGCCGCTAATATTTATAAGCTGAATGTTTTGGCAAAAGAGATTCAGACAATTAAGTCTAACAGTACTAGATTCTTTATACTGAACACAAAAGAGGATTCTGGCGTCGATAGTAAGGAAATTAATAAAGCATCCTTAAAATTTCTAACGGATCATAAAAGAGGAAGTTTAGCTACTGTATTAAACGTAATGAGTGATTGTAGATTAAACCTTACTAAAATTCAATCATTACCTGTTATCGATATGCCTTGGAAATACTCTTTTTTTATAGATGTTACTTTTAATAAATATGAGGATTATCAGAAGGCTATTTCAATATTAAAAATCATGGCTTTAGAGCTTAAAATTTTAGGAGAATATAAAAATCAAAACGGATGA
- the rsgA gene encoding ribosome small subunit-dependent GTPase A, whose product MTGTVYKSTGSWYTVKADNGKVYECRIKGKFRIKGIKSTNPVSVGDRVDFKLETDNDTETGVIENIRERQNYIIRKSVNLSKQTHIIAANIDVVFLLVTLNNPPTFTAFIDRFLVTAEAYDIKAVLLFNKIDTYDEDELLEIKYLAALYREIGYECIGISAKTGKNIDKVKTLMEGKVSMFSGHSGVGKSTLVNLIEPNLSLKTAEISDQHQQGQHTTTFAEMYDLSFDAKIIDTPGIKGFGIVDMDKEEVGDYFPEFFELKQQCKFNNCLHINEPKCAVKEALDNEEIAWSRYKSYLQILEGEEEHYRKNHYDNEN is encoded by the coding sequence ATGACAGGTACTGTATATAAATCTACCGGAAGTTGGTATACCGTTAAAGCAGATAATGGTAAGGTGTATGAATGCCGTATTAAAGGTAAATTTAGAATTAAAGGTATTAAAAGTACCAATCCTGTATCCGTTGGTGATAGAGTAGATTTTAAGTTGGAGACCGATAATGATACGGAAACCGGTGTGATTGAAAATATTCGGGAGCGACAGAATTATATTATCCGAAAATCTGTTAATCTCTCAAAACAAACCCACATCATTGCGGCAAACATTGATGTGGTTTTTTTATTAGTTACGCTTAATAATCCTCCTACGTTTACTGCGTTTATAGATCGTTTTTTAGTAACTGCAGAAGCCTATGATATTAAAGCGGTATTATTATTTAATAAAATAGATACGTATGATGAGGATGAACTTCTCGAAATAAAATATTTAGCAGCTTTATACAGAGAAATAGGCTATGAATGTATTGGGATTTCGGCAAAAACAGGTAAGAATATTGATAAGGTAAAAACACTGATGGAAGGAAAGGTTAGTATGTTTTCTGGACATAGTGGTGTAGGTAAATCTACACTAGTAAATTTGATTGAACCTAATTTGTCTTTAAAAACAGCTGAGATTAGTGATCAACATCAGCAAGGTCAACATACCACTACTTTTGCAGAAATGTACGACCTTAGTTTTGATGCTAAAATTATTGATACTCCTGGTATTAAAGGTTTTGGAATCGTGGATATGGATAAAGAAGAGGTTGGTGATTATTTTCCTGAGTTTTTTGAACTTAAACAACAATGTAAGTTTAATAACTGTCTCCATATAAACGAACCAAAATGTGCTGTAAAAGAAGCGTTAGATAACGAAGAAATTGCCTGGTCACGTTATAAGAGTTATTTGCAGATTTTAGAAGGAGAAGAAGAGCATTATAGGAAAAATCACTACGATAATGAAAATTAA